In the genome of Streptomyces sp. Q6, the window CCTGGGCGGCCTGTGGATGCTGCTGCTCCTCGTCCTCGTCGCCGTCTACCTCAGGATCACCGAGCGGAAGGGCGACGCCCGATGACCTCCACGACCACCTCCCCCCTGTCCGGCACGGAGCCGCTGAAGTCGGTGGCCACGCGCACCGGCGGCTCGACGCGACGCCGGATCCGCAAGGACCTGCTGCGCTCCCGCGTCGCCGCCTGGTCGGCGGTCCTGGTGATCGGCGCCTTCGGGATGGCGCCGGTGTACTGGCTGCTCGTCACGGCCCTGAGCCCCACGGACCAGGCCTTCCAGTTCCCGCCGAAGCTGATCCCCACCGAGATCACCTTCCACAACTTCTCCGCGCTCGCCGAGAACGACCAGCTCCTGAAGTACCTGGTCAACTCGATGATCGTCGCGACGATCACCGCGGTGCTCAGCGTGGTCGTCGCCACGTACATGGGCTACTCGTTCTCCAAGTTCCGCTACCGCGGCCGCCGTTCGCTGATGCACCTGGTGCTCGCGTCCCAGATGTTCCCGCAGGCGCTGCTTCTGGTGACGCTCTACACGGTGTTCTCCAGCTTCGGTCTGCTGAACACGTACACCGCACTGGTGCTCTCGTTCACGACGTTCACGATGCCGCTGTGCGTCTGGATGCTGAAGGGCATCTTCGACACCATCCCGGACGCCCTCCTGGAAGCAGCCTCCATCGACGGCGCCTCGCGCTGGCGGACGCTGCACTCGATCGTGGCGCCGCTCGCGGCCCCCGGCATGATCGCCGCCGGCCTCTTCGCCTTCGTACGCGGCTGGAACGACTTCATCTTCGCGCTGACGCTGGCCGACAAGGAGAAGCAGACGCTGCCGCCCGGCCTCGTGTCCACGTACATCGGTGAGTTCCAGACCGCCTGGCCCGAGCTGATGGCCGCGTCGCTCGTCGTGTCGATCCCCGTGGTCGTCGCCTTCATGTTCTTGCAGCGCTACCTCGTCGGCGGGATGACCGCCGGCTCGGTCAAGAGCTGACCCCCCACTCTCGTTCGCTCCGCCGCTCCTCTCTTTCCGTACTCGCACGCTTCTTTCCGTACTCGCACTGGAGACACCATGACCACCTCTGGCATCAGCCGGCGCAACGCTCTTCGGATGTTCGGCATCGGCGCGCTCGGCGTGGCCGGCGCCGGAGCGCTCGGCGCCTGCGCCCCGTCCGGCGGCAGCACCACCTCC includes:
- a CDS encoding carbohydrate ABC transporter permease — its product is MTSTTTSPLSGTEPLKSVATRTGGSTRRRIRKDLLRSRVAAWSAVLVIGAFGMAPVYWLLVTALSPTDQAFQFPPKLIPTEITFHNFSALAENDQLLKYLVNSMIVATITAVLSVVVATYMGYSFSKFRYRGRRSLMHLVLASQMFPQALLLVTLYTVFSSFGLLNTYTALVLSFTTFTMPLCVWMLKGIFDTIPDALLEAASIDGASRWRTLHSIVAPLAAPGMIAAGLFAFVRGWNDFIFALTLADKEKQTLPPGLVSTYIGEFQTAWPELMAASLVVSIPVVVAFMFLQRYLVGGMTAGSVKS